The following proteins are encoded in a genomic region of Paenibacillus sp. FSL R7-0273:
- a CDS encoding copper amine oxidase N-terminal domain-containing protein, protein MKKKLFLLLIFTMISLLAASAASATKLVGEPNLAVLVDGRKVKFGNAKPYMENGRVMVPIRNVAEKLGAKVTWNATTRTAGFTLADRSVDIQVGADKVYVNGQAKTIDAKAIEKNGSVYVPLRFVSLGLGVSLEWDQVGNWAWIGEKKIPTMEEAGIKAVSITPYEKIFKGADIVRWDSNDEVYSTISTFTIDQLPIRNGDRIYYDIWPVTYGNQVFLRARTSQELMSIYYLSSLFESKFRGPMRYFLEHNQDGTKMVAYRVAFIDDEFMIKLNQIEYIGISLYDKSASIIKNPFK, encoded by the coding sequence ATGAAGAAGAAACTATTCTTACTACTTATTTTCACCATGATAAGCTTGCTTGCAGCGAGTGCTGCTTCAGCTACAAAGTTAGTAGGCGAGCCGAATCTGGCAGTTCTTGTGGACGGCAGAAAAGTGAAATTTGGTAATGCTAAACCCTACATGGAAAATGGAAGAGTTATGGTTCCTATTAGAAATGTAGCTGAGAAGCTGGGTGCGAAGGTTACATGGAATGCTACAACCCGTACGGCAGGTTTTACACTGGCAGACCGTTCTGTGGATATCCAAGTTGGAGCAGACAAGGTTTATGTTAATGGCCAAGCAAAAACTATAGATGCCAAGGCAATTGAAAAAAATGGGAGTGTGTATGTTCCGCTTCGCTTTGTTTCTCTAGGGCTTGGTGTATCTTTGGAGTGGGATCAAGTTGGAAATTGGGCTTGGATCGGAGAGAAGAAAATTCCAACAATGGAGGAAGCGGGAATCAAGGCTGTTTCCATTACCCCATATGAAAAAATATTTAAAGGAGCAGATATTGTACGCTGGGATAGTAATGATGAAGTGTATTCTACTATTAGTACATTTACCATCGACCAACTCCCAATACGAAACGGAGACAGGATTTATTATGATATTTGGCCGGTGACATACGGAAATCAAGTGTTTTTGCGAGCGAGGACCTCTCAAGAATTAATGAGTATATACTATTTGAGTTCTCTGTTTGAATCTAAATTTAGAGGTCCGATGAGATACTTTTTGGAGCATAATCAGGACGGAACCAAGATGGTAGCATACAGAGTTGCCTTTATAGATGATGAATTTATGATCAAGTTAAATCAAATTGAATATATTGGAATTTCGCTATATGACAAATCGGCTTCAATAATAAAGAATCCATTTAAGTAA